The Chaetodon trifascialis isolate fChaTrf1 chromosome 11, fChaTrf1.hap1, whole genome shotgun sequence nucleotide sequence GTCACGGTTCCAAAGTGTGTACAAAGTTGGCATGTGCATTGTTGTACGGCTGCAATAATTGTTTTCATGACTGATTAACCAGCTATTTACTTTTTCAATTTCTTATTTGTAACATACATACAGATTGAATGTATGTTACAAAGTGAGCAAAAATAGTGGCTAATTTCTATGCTCTaccttatttttttaatcttcatgtTGTTCATCCActactctatctatctatctatctatctatctatctatctatctatctatctatctatctatctatctatctatctatctatctatctatccaatCTAGCTGTTTCAGCACTAGATTTTCCCATTGAATGTTTTAGTGAACTGAACATACACATTGCAAAACTTTctacctctctctgctgcctcgtATTACTCTAAGCCCCTCTCACCAAACCCACAAGTTTAAACTGCAGCAGAAGGAGTTGGTTGCGCTGCAAAGCCTAATGCCTCATAGAGCCCACTCTCCAGGGCGTGAGCCTCAACAAGACCCTGGTCCATGGACTCCATGACACCCCTCCAGGTCTATGTGGCCCAAGGGAGGGTTATTCCCCACTGTCATCATGCCTCTATACCACTTGACGATACAAGCAGCTGCCACAGCATCAAAAATAATGAGCATGAAGCTCCTTGTAGATCAAGGATGTGTACACACGCATGTTTTATGCTAAATACTGTTGGCAAAGAAGGTATTTGAAATTTATCACAAGTTGCAggattttctgcaggattttccACAGGCGAATCAACCTTTCATTTTGTCCAATGCTGGCACAGCGTGAAAGTGAGCAAAAATAGTGGCTAATTTCTATGCTCTaccttatttttttaatcttcatgtTGTTCATCCActactctatctatctatctatctatctatctatctatctatctatctatctatctatctatctatctatctatctatctagctGTTTCAGCACTAGATTTTCCCATTGAATGTTTTAGTGCAGCCAGAAAAAGATGGCACCTTTATATTGATAGTTCACTAAATATATTTATGATTCAGCTTCAAAACAAGGGGCAGAACTAGATGCTGACTATTTCTtgaataataatacattttggGAACAGTTTCACTTAGACACATCAGAGCCGGAGAAGTTCAGCAAgaagatggacagagacagccaTGGGCCATGTGTACACACGCATGTTTTATGCTAAACACTGTTGGCAAAGAAGGTATTTGAAATTTATCATAAGTTGCAGGATTTTCTGCAGGATATTCCGCAGGCGAATCAAGCTTTCATTTTGTCCAATGCTGGCACAGCGTGAAAGTGAGCAAAAATAGTGGCTAATTTCTATGCTCTaccttatttttttaatcttcatgtTGTTCATCCActactctatctatctatctatctatctatctatctatctatctatctatctatctatctatctatctatctatccaatCTAGCTATTTCAGCACTAGATTTTCCCATTAAATGTTTTAGTGCAGCCAGAAAAAGATGGCACCTTTATATTGATAGTTCACTAAATATATTTATGATTCAGCTTCAAAACAAGGGGCAGAACTAGATGCTGAATATTTCTtgaataataatacattttggGAACAGTTCCACTTAGACACATCAGAGCCGGAGAAGTTCAGCAAgaagatggacagagacagccaTGGGACAAGTGAGCAAACAGAGGGTCTGCTGAAAGGCTGGGTAGTCATGGGCAACTAATATTGGCATCAGTAAAACTGTGCTTCAAGCCAGATCTTCAAGTGAGCATTCAGACCCCCAGTGTGCTCCCTTTCACCTCACCCACTGTCCTCACTCATAGGCCGTCCCTCACCCCTCCCAGCATCCTCCTTCCCCAGGCATATCATTTTACATTTCCTTGTTCCTGACTGCTAACTATGTCCCTGGTGTGACTCAGGCCTGGCTGCTATATGCGCACACAGCAATGGAGAGGTAGAGCTGTCCCAGtggattaaagctgcagtacacaaaaactgaacataCACATTGCAAAACTTTctacctctctctgctgcctcgtATTACTCTAAGCCCCTCTCACCAAACCCACAAGTTTAAACTGCAGCAGAAGGAGTTGGTTGCGCTGCAAAGCCTAATGCCTCATAGAGCCCACTCTCCAGGGCGTGAGCCTCAGCAAGACCCTGGTCCATGGACTTCATGACACCCCTCCAGGTCTATGTGGCCCAAGGGAGGGTTATTCCCCACTGGCAACATGCCTCTATACCACTTGAGATACAAGCAGCTGCCACAGCATCAAAAATAATGAGCATGAAGCTCCTTGGAGATCCAGGATGTGTACACACGCATGTTTTATGCTAAATACTGTTGGCAAAGAAGGTATTTGAAATTTATCACAAGTTGCAGGATTTTCTGCAGGATATTCCGCAGGCGAATCAACCTTTCATTTTGTCCAACGCTGGCACAGCGTGAAAACAAAGTGCAGAGATAGGTCTGATGATGCCAGACTGAGCTTTCACCATCTGAAGGGACATGCACGTGGATCTGCATTTGTACAAAAGCCAATAGGAGCGGCATTTCTCTGAAATCAtctaaagcctgaaaacagagccaAGAGGACAAACAGTCTAGTTTTCCCTCAGACCACTTGAATTCAAAAATGCTGTAAGGTTGTAGAAAGTTTATCCAACTGACTGCTGACTGAATCTATTTCTCAAGAGCAGAGGATATTAATAAAAATTACTGTAAAGATGAATTAGTTAGCCAAGAGGCTAAATTTAATTTGTAGTGGCTGTTGACTTTATAATGCCATTTTTTTATGAACCGTTCAGTTAACTATTCAGTTTTTACTATTTACAACATGTAAGAAAATGGTGCTCACAATTTTCCTGAGCCCAgggtgacatcttcaaattatTTGTCTCCGTCTGAACAACAGTTGAAAATCTGAAGATGCTCTATTTACGATAATATGAAACAGAAGAAGGCCAAAGATCCTCACATTTGACCTTAATGCTTATCACAAATGTTGGTGATTCATTTTCTATCCGTCGACTATTTGACCCATCGGCTAATGGTTTTAGCtctaaataaaatacatatcCCTGAGTTTATAGTAATCTTGTTATATGAAGGACTTTGTCTATCTCCTGATATTTTGACTGTTCTGTTGAGTAACAGATTCTTAACACCACGGCATCCCATATGGTACCATTTCCTTGACATGTACTGTTATTGCTATTCCATCAATTTGAGCTAACTCCGACGAAGCACAGCTACAAACTGGGTATGGTTACAACTCAGCAGTGTTAGTCTTGAATCAGACATTCATTCACGAGCTAATTCATCACCATGCTTCTCCTTCTATCTCCCTGGCTGGTACACCCGCTGGTCTTGTCGAAACTTGTCCACTAACAAAACAAGCCACCCTTTGCCGCCAGCTAGCTGTCACCGCTTAGATTTCTTACCTTACAAATATGACACAAGCCCGAAGATTTATGAAGCTTTGATATCTCACTTGTGCGTTGTTCCAAGTCGTTCGCAGGTTCTTCGGAGACTGTTTGTAAGTTAGCCGAATAGCAGGTTAAGTAACGTtggctagctgttagcttaaCCGCTACACTAACATTAATGTTACTTGCGTCGACAGCGTAGTGGAAATGTTAACAGTAATCTTCAGTCTTGATAAAAAAATGTCTCCTGTTGCTGAAGGCACTGCCTTCCGCACACTTCTCTAATTCATGAGATCTGCAGCGACTCTAAGTGACTGGCACCGTCCATGCTGTATTTATGTCTGCCGTTACTACTCCTGTCAACGACAGGAGGCAGTTAATGTTAGCTTGACCACAGTGGGTTTGACAAGGGCGAGCGCAggggcattgtgggaaatgaagTCTGAATGAGGAGGGGCAAGTTTGGATAGGTCGGTTCGAGGGGCGTGAGCAGGAGACACGcttgagttttttcttttttttaagtacaGTGTAATTTAGTCACATACAGTGTatgattttcatttcattgtataTAGTGTTTATTGCCACATCATTCTttgtaaatatttttgtttattttctatttttgcacTActacttgttgttttttttttgttttgttttgtttttttgtcttttttgtcttttttgtccttgCTAAGATGCATGTCCCTTTTTCCTATGCAGGCATATTGAGAGCAGTGTCAAATTCcctgtatgtgcacacatacttaaTGTTAAAGCCAGTTCTGATTATAATGATGACAGCTATGCACAACCACACAGCAAGATAAAGGTGAAGCATCAAAAGTGAGTTTTATCAGAATCATGCAGAATATACAGAGTGAAGTTTTCAGTGGTTGGTCTAAATGTCTGAGATTTCAGTGTAGTAATGTAtatacaaattaaaaaaaccAAAAGTAAATATTTAGCTGTAGTAAACATATAAGGCAGTCAACACATGTTAAAATTTGGCTCTGCCAACATGGGAAAGGACTCTGCACAAACCAGTGCAACTATTTGCATagcagcaaatacatttatacTGACCCATGATACAAAACACAGATGTAAAACCAACTTCTCATGAGCATAAATGCGAAACAGATATAAAAATGGACATCAGAAAATTTGTAAGCAAAATATTAATAGCAGCAAAACATGTACAAAAGGACTATAATGAGCTTTTTGTACCTGTCAAAGACAGAAGGACTGGAAAATATATTCAGCCTCTCAAAGCTGTGTGGGACTGGTGACTTGCTCACATCAGTTACTTTAAACAAATATGTCTAGCGTGTGTAGGGGTGTCTGCTTAAACTTTTGGCCAACATTGTAACATTTCATCTTGCCTAAAATTACACTTCAGGCAGCCTCATGATTCAGGTGTCCAGGAATGTTCTCTTCTAGTTGGTGAGGCTGCCATGTTTACCAGTCCACAGCTCCCGGAGCTCCACCTGACATCCTAGATCTCGGAGGGCCGCTTTACCCACATCACCACAGTCTTGGTGGGTCTTTAGCGCCTGGGCTATGAGGGCCTCTGCTCCCATCTCCAGGATTGGTCCGCAGTAGTTTTGCATACGTGAAACCAGGTTTCTCATCAGCATGCACgcctgtttctgtttgtaaGACCAGAAAACAGGGACATGGAGAGTTAGCAGACTGTCACAGGTTTTTTTcaagtaaacatttttattattaatggcTTTATATTACCTGAACATTGGACACATCAGTATGTGCTTTCATAGCCTGCACAGCTGCTAAGGCACCTCCATTCTCCATGATGACTTTGCAGTTGTTGGGTTTACGCAAAgcaaggacagagaggcatgcaCAGCCCtgctcacacacctgcagccaaATGTGAACATAATCTTTATTTATGactcaaatgtatttttatccACCAAAATAATATATAGTAAGGTTTATATACTTAATTTGTGGTAAATGCTAGATCTACCCTATTCACAGTCAATGAGTGTGTAGTTTAACTCACCGTAGAGTTGCTCATGTGTCTGTTCATTGCAATGACAATGAGTTGGACTCCACCAGCATTAACAACTGCATCTTTCACATCATCATTTCCTGCTATGGCTCGTATTGCACTCAGGACCTGTCGAGTCAACTCCTGCAAGGACAAAACGTGTTCAGTGAGCAGAACAAACATGGAATTTCAGTCTTGAATCAGTTCGTGTCACAATCCCTTGTTTTTAAGTTGGTTACCGGTGACTCATAGCTGTCTGCGAGCAGCGTCATCATGAGTTTCAATCCTCCCAGATCGCAGATGTCTTGACAGAATTCATTCCTTACAGCCAGACGGGACAAAGTTGCACAAAGCTCACTCAGAACAGAAGTATTATCAAAGTGAGCTGTGAGGGAGGAACACAAGAAATAAAGGATCAGAGTCTGATTTAGAAAAGCATAAAGTAGCTCCAGCGATTATGAACTAGTGATCAGCTAATCTTACCTTTTGCAGCCTCGATTAAAACCTTCAGTCCGTTGTGCTCCAGAACAATAATCTTGGCGTGTTCATGAGCATGTCCAAATGTAACCCggacatcatcatcaaaggTCATGACCCTGAGAGCTGCAGACGCCTCCTTGACCAGCTCAGCACATCCGCTGTGTTGTGTAGTGGCGCCGGTCAGCAGAGGCAGGACGCCACCTTTTACCAAATCCTGCCTGTTCTGTTCGTGTTTCAAACAACAGTGACGTACAGCATGAATGGCTACACGCGTCACCGAAGAATCTGCCCGGTACTTCTGGAGAACATCCAAAAGAAACTGCTGGCCCTCTGCATCCAACAAGTCCGGCTGTCCGTCTGTCAGTGCAGCCAGAGCAGACAGGGCGGTCAACACAGCTTCCCGCTCCTCCAAACTCTTTTTGCAGTAAGACAGGATGACGGGGTACGCGTCTTTTTGGGCAGCCAGGTACCTTTGGGCGAATCCAAGAGAGCAATGCTCAGTGAAGCGTTTCATGTCTGCCGTTGCTTCCATAACACTGACAGAGTCTTTTCCAATTCGGAGGGAATCCAAGGCCTGCACGTGAAAAAAGAGATGTACAGAGTGAGATGGTGCTGCTTTTGTAATGAGAACAATCTGTTCACAATACATGTCAAGACTCACCTGTAAGACCTCGTGTGTTTGCTCATCTTGTTTGTCATCAGATGATACAGCTGGCACAGCTTTTACTATACAACTGAGCTCCACACCTGCATCCACACATAAGATTAGGGTTTGACACACAAGAAAATATCAAGAACAACACGGAGAAGATTAAAGATTTTAATTGAATCAAGTGTTCATGGGACAGCTATTACCAGTCTGACATAACAGAGCATTGTTCCAGTATGGACATTACTCATCAGGCCTCATGGCGCCAGTGAGACGTGTCACGACAGACTATTTCTCT carries:
- the armc6 gene encoding armadillo repeat-containing protein 6; translation: MAKRRITQETFDAAVRENMEEFEMDPDEALREAVEQFESQGVELSCIVKAVPAVSSDDKQDEQTHEVLQALDSLRIGKDSVSVMEATADMKRFTEHCSLGFAQRYLAAQKDAYPVILSYCKKSLEEREAVLTALSALAALTDGQPDLLDAEGQQFLLDVLQKYRADSSVTRVAIHAVRHCCLKHEQNRQDLVKGGVLPLLTGATTQHSGCAELVKEASAALRVMTFDDDVRVTFGHAHEHAKIIVLEHNGLKVLIEAAKAHFDNTSVLSELCATLSRLAVRNEFCQDICDLGGLKLMMTLLADSYESPELTRQVLSAIRAIAGNDDVKDAVVNAGGVQLIVIAMNRHMSNSTVCEQGCACLSVLALRKPNNCKVIMENGGALAAVQAMKAHTDVSNVQKQACMLMRNLVSRMQNYCGPILEMGAEALIAQALKTHQDCGDVGKAALRDLGCQVELRELWTGKHGSLTN